In a single window of the Delftia tsuruhatensis genome:
- a CDS encoding p-hydroxycinnamoyl CoA hydratase/lyase: MSTERTEEQTVSCTVEGRVAWVKFNRPEKRNAMSPQLNRQMMRVLDDLEFREDVGVVVLTGEGSAWTAGMDLKEYFRETEATGLGGIRKAQRESYGWWRRLRWFQKPTIAMVNGWCFGGGYGPLFACDLAFASDEAKFGLSEINWGILPGGGASKVAVELLSFRRAMYHAMLGENIDGRTAAEWGLVNESLPADRLKARVTEVAEVLLQKNPSALKATKDAIRRVRDMTYDNAEDYLVRAQEAANSFDNEGRKEGMRQFLDDKTYKPGLGTYDLSKQVTP, encoded by the coding sequence ATGAGCACCGAACGTACCGAAGAACAGACCGTGTCCTGCACCGTCGAAGGCCGCGTGGCCTGGGTGAAATTCAACCGTCCCGAAAAGCGCAACGCCATGAGCCCCCAGCTCAACCGCCAGATGATGCGCGTGCTCGACGATCTGGAGTTCCGTGAAGATGTCGGCGTGGTGGTGCTCACGGGCGAGGGATCGGCCTGGACGGCCGGGATGGACCTCAAGGAATACTTCCGCGAAACCGAAGCCACGGGCCTGGGCGGCATCCGCAAGGCCCAGCGCGAGAGCTATGGCTGGTGGCGCCGCCTGCGCTGGTTCCAGAAGCCCACCATCGCCATGGTCAACGGCTGGTGCTTCGGCGGCGGCTACGGCCCGCTGTTCGCCTGCGACTTGGCCTTTGCCTCGGATGAGGCCAAGTTCGGCCTGTCCGAGATCAACTGGGGCATCCTGCCCGGCGGCGGCGCCTCCAAGGTGGCCGTGGAGCTGCTGTCCTTCCGTCGCGCCATGTACCACGCCATGCTGGGCGAGAACATCGATGGCCGCACGGCCGCCGAGTGGGGCCTGGTCAACGAGTCGCTGCCGGCCGACCGCCTGAAGGCCCGCGTCACCGAAGTGGCCGAAGTCCTGCTGCAAAAGAATCCCAGCGCCCTGAAGGCCACCAAGGATGCCATCCGCCGCGTGCGCGACATGACCTACGACAACGCCGAGGACTACCTGGTGCGGGCCCAGGAAGCCGCCAACAGCTTCGACAACGAAGGCCGCAAGGAAGGCATGCGCCAGTTCCTGGACGACAAGACCTACAAGCCCGGCCTGGGCACCTACGACTTGAGCAAGCAAGTCACCCCCTGA
- the bfr gene encoding bacterioferritin, with amino-acid sequence MQGQPEVVECLIELLRGELAARDQYFIHSRQYEDQGLLRLFERIGHEMEEETQHADAILRRILFLGGRPDMRPHAFTPGETVEEMLRKDLETEYRVRDSLRAAMALCERHGDYNSRDLLLAQLRDTEEDHAYWLEKQLGLIEKIGLPNYLQSKMGEPA; translated from the coding sequence ATGCAAGGCCAGCCAGAAGTCGTCGAATGCCTCATCGAACTGCTGCGCGGCGAACTCGCCGCACGCGACCAGTACTTCATCCACTCGCGCCAGTACGAAGATCAGGGCCTGCTGCGCCTGTTCGAACGCATCGGCCACGAGATGGAAGAGGAAACCCAGCATGCCGACGCCATCCTGCGCCGCATCCTGTTCCTGGGCGGCCGCCCCGACATGCGGCCCCACGCGTTCACACCCGGCGAGACCGTGGAAGAAATGCTGCGCAAGGACCTGGAGACCGAGTACCGCGTGCGCGACAGCCTGCGCGCGGCCATGGCCCTGTGCGAGCGCCACGGCGACTACAACAGCCGCGACCTGCTGCTGGCCCAGTTGCGCGACACGGAAGAAGACCACGCCTACTGGCTGGAGAAGCAACTGGGCCTGATTGAAAAAATAGGTCTGCCCAACTACCTGCAAAGCAAGATGGGCGAGCCGGCCTGA